Proteins found in one Magnolia sinica isolate HGM2019 chromosome 5, MsV1, whole genome shotgun sequence genomic segment:
- the LOC131246474 gene encoding monothiol glutaredoxin-S7, chloroplastic isoform X1, with translation MASFVASQSLPSLKTLVHSQTSSSSSQFQGSRIAFPSSVARSTLGYRSIPRRRQRFESKPIGISFRCSSALTPELKSSLDKVVTSHKVILFMKGSRDFPQCGFSNTVVQILKSLNVPFETLDILQNEMLRQGLKEYSNWPTFPQLYIDGEFFGGCDITVGRALLSPMHILGSLCTHHKWAN, from the exons ATGGCGTCTTTTGTGGCTTCTCAATCTCTCCCCTCTCTGAAAACCCTAGTCCATTCtcagacatcatcatcatcatctcagtTTCAAGGCAGCAGAATCGCATTCCCTTCTTCTGTAGCTCGCTCTACCCTTGGATATCGTTCGATTCCCCGCCGCAGGCAGAGATTCGAATCGAAACCGATCGGCATCTCATTCAGGTGCTCTTCCG CATTGACTCCTGAGTTGAAGTCTTCTTTGGATAAAGTCGTCACATCACACAAAGTGATTCTTTTCATGAAAGGAAGCAGGGACTTTCCACAATGTGGCTTTTCCAACACTGTTGTGCAGATATTGAAGTCCCTGAATGTGCCATTTGAAACATTAGACATACTACAGAATGAGATGCTACGTCAGGGTTTGAAGGAGTATTCAAACTGGCCGACATTTCCTCAACTTTATATTGATGGAGAGTTCTTTGGTGGCTGTGACATCACAGTTG GAAGAGCTTTGCTGAGCCCCATGCACATACTAGGCAGCTTATGCACACACCACAAATGGGCCAATTGA
- the LOC131246474 gene encoding monothiol glutaredoxin-S7, chloroplastic isoform X2 produces the protein MASFVASQSLPSLKTLVHSQTSSSSSQFQGSRIAFPSSVARSTLGYRSIPRRRQRFESKPIGISFRCSSALTPELKSSLDKVVTSHKVILFMKGSRDFPQCGFSNTVVQILKSLNVPFETLDILQNEMLRQGLKEYSNWPTFPQLYIDGEFFGGCDITVDAYKSGELQELLEKAMCS, from the exons ATGGCGTCTTTTGTGGCTTCTCAATCTCTCCCCTCTCTGAAAACCCTAGTCCATTCtcagacatcatcatcatcatctcagtTTCAAGGCAGCAGAATCGCATTCCCTTCTTCTGTAGCTCGCTCTACCCTTGGATATCGTTCGATTCCCCGCCGCAGGCAGAGATTCGAATCGAAACCGATCGGCATCTCATTCAGGTGCTCTTCCG CATTGACTCCTGAGTTGAAGTCTTCTTTGGATAAAGTCGTCACATCACACAAAGTGATTCTTTTCATGAAAGGAAGCAGGGACTTTCCACAATGTGGCTTTTCCAACACTGTTGTGCAGATATTGAAGTCCCTGAATGTGCCATTTGAAACATTAGACATACTACAGAATGAGATGCTACGTCAGGGTTTGAAGGAGTATTCAAACTGGCCGACATTTCCTCAACTTTATATTGATGGAGAGTTCTTTGGTGGCTGTGACATCACAGTTG ATGCATACAAGAGCGGGGAATTGCAGGAGCTGTTGGAGAAAGCAATGTGTTCGTGA